The Coffea arabica cultivar ET-39 chromosome 3c, Coffea Arabica ET-39 HiFi, whole genome shotgun sequence genome contains a region encoding:
- the LOC113735911 gene encoding probable disease resistance protein At5g47250 — protein sequence MSASKPVGPPVSAAYGTSEGCFPYINYRRRHVIDLPHNFETLKDEVDILRERWKDVDDYISRQSATRQKNDNYAALHNTLCRILKYYQERIVNRYKKLVGLESGANGEAGNQTPVHELSPASKGWKNKFYTPTFYRLLRLDRDVLKFMTEITNLKNKITLELVTSRINPEIVVRQSAQELTHVPSHQAVLEIPEDWLCDPGCKRIIIHREPQVGKTNILRNLNNWFVQCPPDLKLDYVIWVNFPTDLPKPEDIITDIQEKIIQHLDLTVQNSGRISEEHKHGKVIIEAKDPYLLCNFAFNTEIKLEKLPPQDSRKLFDKIIDDETFCKQNTVLADMIVEELGGLPGVIASIAGQLKINKRVEYWEGVIQRLRADIWDSNLLGLAGLAGVKLDFDTTYSKLKENDRKCLHYAALFPKGFTIPIDILVECWKAEEFLWCPTPTFSHARREGECVLNQLTELHLLEMCSEHHFKMPII from the exons ATGTCAGCTTCGAAGCCAGTTGGGCCACCCGTTTCAGCTGCATACGGGACTTCTGAAGGCTGCTTTCCGTATATAAATTACAGGAGAAGGCATGTCATAGATTTACCCCACAATTTTGAAACGCTAAAAGATGAAGTGGATATTCTCCGTGAACGTTGGAAAGACGTCGATGACTATATAAGTCGTCAATCAGCGACCAGACAGAAAAACGATAATTATGCAGCTCTTCATAATACCTTATGTCGGATATTGAAATATTACCAAGAGAGAATCGTCAACCGATACAAAAAGCTAGTTGGACTTGAATCAGGTGCAAACGGAGAAGCTGGAAACCAAACACCGGTCCATGAATTGTCACCTGCTTCCAAAGGTTGGAAGAACAAATTTTATACCCCAACATTCTACAGACTTTTAAGGTTGGATAGAGATGTTCTCAAGTTTATGACTGAAATCACTAATCTCAAAAATAAGATTACACTTGAGCTTGTTACTAGTCGGATAAATCCAGAAATTGTTGTAAGACAGAGTGCGCAAGAACTAACTCATGTGCCTTCACATCAAGCGGTCCTTGAGATCCCAGAGGACTGGCTATGTGACCCAGGCTGCAAGAGGATTATCATTCACAGAGAACCACAAGTTGGAAAAACAAATATTTTGAGAAACTTGAATAACTGGTTCGTTCAATGCCCTCCCGACCTGAAATTGGACTACGTCATTTGGGTGAACTTTCCGACTGATTTGCCCAAGCCAGAGGACATCATCACTGACATACAAGAGAAAATTATTCAGCATCTGGACTTAACTGTGCAGAatagtggaa GAATCTCTGAAGAACACAAGCATGGGAAAGTCATCATTGAGGCTAAAGATCCATATCTTCTGTGCAATTTTGCATTCAACACAGAAATCAAATTAGAGAAGCTACCACCCCAAGATTCAAGGAAATTATTTGATAAGATCATTGATGATGAAACATTTTGTAAACAAAACACAGTTCTAGCTGACATGATCGTTGAGGAGCTAGGTGGGCTTCCGGGAGTGATCGCATCCATAGCAGGACAGCTGAAAATTAATAAACGAGTAGAATACTGGGAAGGTGTGATTCAAAGATTGAGAGCAGATATTTGGGACAGTAATCTTCTAGGCTTGGCAGGCTTGGCAGGAGTAAAATTGGATTTTGATACAACTTATAGTAAATTGAAAGAGAATGATCGAAAGTGCCTACATTATGCAGCATTGTTTCCAAAAGGGTTCACAATTCCCATAGATATTTTGGTCGAATGTTGGAAAGCTGAAGAGTTTCTATGGTGTCCTACTCCTACATTCTCTCACGCACGAAGAGAAGGAGAGTGTGTACTCAACCAGCTGACAGAGCTTCATCTCTTAGAGATGTGTTCTGAGCACCATTTCAAGATGCCAATAATCTAG